A region of the Artemia franciscana chromosome 19, ASM3288406v1, whole genome shotgun sequence genome:
GGATTAGGAGGGTGTTTTAACCTGGTGAAATTTATATCCTCCTTTTCCCAGCGAGAATCCTCGTAATTATCGTTAAACTTTTTTCCTGGGTATTGATAATCGACAAAGGAACAGTATAGGATAATTATTTGCCAGATTTGAACAGAAGGCCAATCTGCGTAAATCTAACAATGTCATCATCCAACAAGCCAATCTCCGCCTTTGACATTAATTGATCAAGTAGTTCTAGCTAACGAGGTGATGAGTGATACAGCTCAATAgtcaccgaaactctaaaaaagcaTTTAATAGTTATAGGTAAATCAAACGAACCAAATTCTAACGCTAATTCAAGATATAAGAAGTTCATTAAGCTTAATGTAACCCACAAAAGTTACgggcttgagaaaatttgccctgaTTTGGAAAAAGAGGGAAGCACCCCCAAAACGTCAAGCAATCTTACTGAAAaccacactatcagattcagaatATCTGAATATCCTACtctagaggttttaagctcctacaTACAAAAAAGTAGAAGTTTGcacattttttgctagaagaaagaccAAGGATAcgtttttaatgttattctttcTCAGAGCAATCCTATCAAACCAGTGATATTAGATTATTGGGAGACAGGTAATTTGACCGAAAATTGGACgctttagtgtcctttttaagtaacaaaaaagattgTAGATTGTAGGACAGCTAGTTCCCCTCCCAATACCTTTTTTCCGAAATgtctggtcaaagttttgagatgtccgttttgttcagtatagttgtaATGTCCAATAACTATAAGGATAGTATGACCCTCCGACAGGCCACgggaaaagggctgtaaaatgtgaaatttactcattgtttacgtatattgtttgttattgggaaatatacacaCATCTTTGACGGGGCAAGGACTTCTGCTTGGTGGGATTTACTACGCTGAAAGTTTTTGGATCGTCTGGAGGTTTTTTCGTGGGAATGGGGCAATTTTCCACCGGATAAATTCTCCATCAgataattttttgggggagcaAATTTCCCTGGGGGTGGGGGAACTTCCAAGAAAAATATCTCACAGAGGGTAAAATCTGAAACGATTtgtaaaacgatcagaaattagaatctttttcaaatgaaagtgtggTAAGGAGAATTCTTCTGGTGGAATATTAAACCATAAATTTCCCTGGAGGAATTTGAGATAGAATTGTCTGGGGAGGGGGATCTTGCGGAAGGGGTAGGTATTATGTGAGGGAATTTGCTTAAGTAGTTTTTATAAGAAAGGGGGAATTTCCATTTGGGGAAGCTAAATTTCtctgtattttttgaaaaatgatcagaaactgaattaaaaaagaaagctatTCCAAtcgatagtaaggagcaacatagaaacttaaaacgaacagaaattattttgtttacgAGGGGGGCTGTCCCCTGCTAAATACCTTCCcattttcgctaaagtttgactttttgttccaatattttaggaagAACTGCTGAAACGTAAAGTCGGTTTCATTAGAATATGAAGCTTTTCTAAGAGTTCTAGGATTCTTTAGCGTAATAAGCAGAGTATTATCCCTCTCGTCTAATAAATAATACCTCTAAGTTACtccttaatattttatttatttcattaacaCACATGTCTTTTTACTGAGAATGGCCGACAGATGGTTCGGTCTCAAAGAAATGATTTGTCCAGTTCCTTTCTACTCAAAACCTTGGAATAGAAGCTATCTATCAACTGCAGAGACTAAGTGCAACTTTTTATCTATAGTCATAAATTTTTGGTTGTCCCAGATTTTGGGACTTcagaagataaaaattaaaacgaaaactttcacgtttcatgtttttttttaccatcttgCAATTAAGAAttgttaaataattattaagaaatattttcgtTTGCTAAACGATGAAAAGACACACCTTTGTCTTGCATTTAATCTCAAAACTACAATACatttaaagtaataataatatgcaaattaataACAGTAGTGTAAATGCATGGTAGTAAACGTAAGTACACATACTAGTCTGGAAGTCACTAGCCGAAAATTTGACTAGTAGGTGATCAGTGAGCAGCAGAAGGTTTGACTATGGAATATAGGGCAATCGATAGTGCTAATTACGAAAATAACCGTTATATACTCGGTTAGTAGATTCTAGTctccaaaattagaaaaaatcgcgcttttaactcttaaaaatatattttgtaaaaacttttcaacaatgGTTTCACAGCCTATGGTAATTAAAACCagtcaaatattaaatattatttaaatgctATTATTAATAGTCAAATATTAGTTTttatcttaagtctgatttcaggTTAATCGAGAAGCAATTGGTTGTTTGAAAACCCACTTGCCAGCTTTTTTGATGGACTACTTCATCTAACTCTTGCGGTCAATATTGCGCTGGATTGCATTGCATATcaatattcattattattaatatcaGTATAGTAACTGAGAGTCTTATCAATATCGTCATTGAGAGTCtacgaaatttatttttgtagacTCTCCGGTAGACTTTCCGGGAAAATATATTATCTAGGGTTATGAGGtttgaaaaaagggtaaaaactaaaaaaactaaaaagaaaaaaaaataaaaactaataaagaaaactaaaaaactacaaaagaaaaacaaataaaaaaaggaaaaaatgaaaaataaagaagaaaaacaaaactaaaaaaataaaaataaaaaaactaaaaagaaaaaaaaaaaaaaaactaaaaaaaaagtaaaaaccaaaacaaaactaaaaaaaaggggggaaaatacaaaaatttatttcatcatataccgtttcaaaaacgaatgtatatacagaccggaacaccgggatacaaatgacgaccgggatacagggacacaactacaacggggacgccggggagcacagggggatatataaatgacgacggggacacagggaatgttcgattagcaatcaccatcaacaaagctcaagggcaatcattagattTAGCTCCGCCTGTTTAACAGCCTGTTAAACAGCCAGTCCCAAGCCTGGAAGAAGGAGGAGGGTTGGTCGGAGGGCTAGTAACCCACCACCGTAAAACTGATTACTCAAGAAACAGCAACAGATAGCCTCGGATTGACTTCTTCTTTGATGATGACTAACGCACGCCCCCGGACAGGATTATTGAAAACGACCGAGTGTTTTCGTATTGGATACTGGAATGTTAGAACAGTTAATCAAGAAACACAGCCAGGAAAACTCAATAGTGTTATGAGGACCCTTGATAAGTTCCGTATTGACATTGCTGGACTCTCTGAGACCAGACTTACCGGTTTTGGTACTTTGAATAGTGAAACATACCATATTTTGTATTCTGGGCTTGAAACTAGAAAAGAGGCAGGTGTTGGAATGGCATTACGTAGTCGGGCCAAAAAATGCCTAGTGGACTGGGAACCTATTAACGAGCGAATCCTTCGGGCTCGCTTTGTCACTTCTCAGGCCAAATTGACAGTTATTGTTGTGTATGCCCCAACCAATGATGCCGTTGATCAGACAAAGGATGATTTTTATCGCGTGTTGTCAAATGTTGTTGCTAAAGCGCATCGGCATGATATTGTGACTTTGTGTGGGAACtttaacgctaaagttggaaGTGATGCCTCCTATGCCCCAGCTATCCTTGGTAGGCATGGACTGGGGGAAATCAATGATAATGGCGTACGTTTAATTGACTTTTGTGCGACTCATGAACTTATCGTCGGCGCATCATGGTTCCctcataaacaaatacataaatatacttGGAACTCGCCTAATGGTAtaacaagaaatgaaatagaCCATATTTTAATTGCCAAGCACAGGCGACGTTGTTTAGAGGATGTTAGGACCTTTCGAGGTGCCGACTGCTATTCCGACCATCAACTTGTTGTTGCTAAGTTTAAGCTGAAACTGAAAACTGTCATAAAGCCCCAGCGGTCAGTAAAAAGGTTTAATGTAAGAAAGCTGCAGGACCCTTATGTATTACAAAAGTATACATCTACtttgtcaaataaattttccatgCTAAGGGACGAGTTGTCAATTGATAATCAATGGGAAAAGATCGTCGAGTCCCTGAAAGAAGTGGCACAAGAAGTTGTGGGATATAGCAGGAAGAAGAAAGAGCAGTGGATATCTGAAAGTACCTGGGATATCATTGATCAAAGAGCAGAAGCCAAAATTATCGTAGATAGACATGAGCATAATAGGACATGCACTAGAGAATATcttgatgatttaaaagcgCAGTACAAACGTCTcaataaacaagtcaaaacaCGGACAAGGAATGATAAGAGGGTGTTCTTCGAAACTATGGCTGATCAGGCTGAAGTAGCCGCCAGGTGAGGAGATAGTCGTACTGTGTACGCTATAACGAAGGAGCTTGCGGGTATTTCGAAGGCTTCTTCAACTcaagttgaaaacaaagaaggcaTCTTATTAACCCAGACGGATGACATAAATCGACGTTAGATGGAACATTTCACCGAGGTATTAAATCAGGTGCCTCCCACGACCTTTTTAAATATCCCTGAAGAAACACTGTTTGATCTTTGAGTATATTCTGGACCTCTCTTGGTGAGTGAAGTAAAAGATGCTCTAATGACTTTGAAAAACGGAAAGGCAGCCGGTAACGATGGCATACCCCCAGAACTGTTGAAATGTGGTAGAAACGCCCTAGCAGTgcccatgtttgaacttttgtcaCGTATTTGGGAAGATGAAAAAGTCCCGAGTGAATGGTCAAAGGCAGTAATtataaaactcttcaaaaaaggacaaaagactaAATGTGACAATTGGAGAGGCATCGCTTTACAATCAGTAGGCAGCAAAGTTTTGTGCCAAATTATTCTCAATAGAATTCAAAGTAAAGTGGAGAAAGTTCTGAGAGATGAACAACATGGATTCCGCCAAAACACATCGTGTTGTGACCTAATATTTAGCCTGAGAATCCTGCTCGAAGAATCTAACGAATGGCAGGTTCAATTACTCGTAGTATTTATTGACTTTCTCAAGGCCTTCGACTCGATACACCGCGAGACCATGTGGAAAATCTTAATACATTACGGGATCccgattaaaattgtaaatataattaaagcgcTTTACCTCGATATTAAGTGTGCAGTACAAACCGAGGGTGGCCTAACGGACTGGTTTGCCGTTCAGTCGGGTGTAAGGCAGGGCTGCATTCTATCGCCACTGTTATTTGCCATAGTCATAGATTTTGTGCTTCGTGGATGTAGCTTCAGTGAGGGTCTACAATTAAACCCACTAAGAACCCTCCATGACGGTGTTTTTGCAGACGATATTGCACTCTTTGCTCACGAACCAGAAGATATAcaacacaatataaatgaacttgagcGTGTGGCAAATGCTGTTGGACTCTCCATAAGCGCTAACAAGACTAAATCAATGTCTAATGCAGTCATTCCTGACTTAGCTGAGGGACTTTTGGTCAACAATGAGGAAATTGAAGTAGTgagagagttcaaatatctaggcagcattcttacgcaagatgccaatcctgaaagagaaattttgtgccgaatagcattggctggctctgccttcaattgtctcagaaatgtttggagaaatagtaaatattcccagaagctaaaactcagaatttataatagcaatgtcctctccgtccttgcatatggttgtgaaacttggagtatcactgcgcaactaggaaaacgactatgggcattcgataataactgcttaagatatattttgaatatacattggactgagagaataagaaatgatgagatttataccataacaaatcatacccccatccttgataccattagaaagcgacgatggatgtattgggggcacatggtgcgaatgggtgatggaaggctacctcatgacatatggtgttggataccccccggcctccgcaagtcagggagacccaaaatgacagttgacaggatgttagagaaggaggcgaagctggcgaggtcttcgatggaggagctttggtcgaaggctcaggacaggtcgtcgtggcgaaccactgttgctgccttatgcgccctcaggcgtgggaggacctaagtctaagtaagtaagtaagtaagtatatacagaccggaacaccgggatacaaatgacgaccgggacacagggacacaactacaacggggacgccggggagcacagggggatatataaatgacgacggggacacagggaatgttcgattagcaatcaccatcaacaaagctcaagggcaatcattagaatcatcaggtataactaaaaaactaaaaaaaaggtaaaaaactaaaacctaaaaaaagaccaattcaaaaacgaatgtatatacagaccgggacaccgggacacaaatgacgacagggacacagggaatataaatgacgaccaggacaaagggaCATAattacaaaggggacgccgaggggcacagggggatatacaaatgacgacggcgacacaagGAAtcgttgattagcaatcaccatcaacaaagctcaagggcaatcatttgaatcatgaggtatagacctgaataaggatttttttcccatggaccattatatgttgcatgttcaagagtcggtaaacctgacaatctatttatatgcacagacaattggacagcaaagaatgttgtatattcgcaagttttacgtagttaaaaacatatatatatatatatatatatatatatatatatatatatatatatatatatatatatatatatatatatatatatatatatatatatatatatatatatatatatatatatatatatatatatatatatatatatatatatatatatatatatatatatatatatatatatatatatatatatatatatatatatatatataaatactagatgttggggtggcgcttcgcgccaccctaacacctagttggtgggggtgtttcgtgccccccaagccccccgcgtgcgtaagtcgttacgcgccattgtagttgtgtccctatgtcccaccacctgtaaatatatacatatatatatatatatatatatatatatatatatatatatatatatatatatatatatatatatatatatatatatatatatatatatatatatatatatatatatatatatatatgttttaactacgtaaaacttgtgaatatacaacattctttactgtcccatcgtctgtgcatataaatagaatgtagggtttaacgactcttgaacatgcaacatataatggtccatgggaaaacaatccgtattcagatctatacctcatgattctaatgattgcccttgagctttgtttatggtgattgctaatcgacgattccctgtgtcgccatcgtcatttatatatacccctgagcctcccggcgtccctgttgtagttgtgtccctgtgtcccggtcgtcatgtcccggtgtcccggtcgtcatttgtgtctcggtctgtatatacattcgtttttgacttgttttttttttaggttttattttttacctttttttagttttttttttcttttttagttttgtttttctcctttatttttcattttttttccgttttcattttattttcttttttagtttttttaagctttttagcttttttagctttttattagtttttagttttttttttctatttagtttctttgaagtttttaccgtttttttagtttttaattttttttacttatgtcctggtcttcatttatactCGGTCATTTATACTTGgtgggggcacgaagcgcccccaccaactatatGTTGGGGATGCGcgacgcgccaccccaacagctagtgttattataaaaatgaataatcttataataataatttacgaGTTCCCTGCAATGCTGATGAGTTTTAAACTTGCAAACTCATTGTTTCCATTCtccaaaagagaaattactctaGTAATGAAGTATTTTGCGTGTAATGGAAAGTTATACTATGACTACTTCTAATTGGAACTACTAGCTATTTTGTGCAATGTCTTTActaagaatcaaactttaaaatataCTAGCTCAGAACTTCAAATCTTTCTACCCCAGAATAGATTATACATAGAAGAAACTTAGAAAATTACAgaggaagaaaaaattaataaattgcaTAAAATAGAGCATTCAAACACTTCTCACCACAACCACAAAATAAATTACATGGTCTACTTCCTTCAAATGAGCATTTTCTGTACATCGCTAGCATGCACAGTGTACAGGGGCCGCCCTATCTGAGAATGCCTTAAGGGTGGACAAAGTTGGCCTAACCATATCATTCTGGAATGTCCAGAAAAATGTAGGGGATCTCGAAACAGTGGCTTGATTTGGTttgcttgtaaaaaaaaaagtaaataaaca
Encoded here:
- the LOC136039662 gene encoding craniofacial development protein 2-like, whose product is MTNARPRTGLLKTTECFRIGYWNVRTVNQETQPGKLNSVMRTLDKFRIDIAGLSETRLTGFGTLNSETYHILYSGLETRKEAGVGMALRSRAKKCLVDWEPINERILRARFVTSQAKLTVIVVYAPTNDAVDQTKDDFYRVLSNVVAKAHRHDIVTLCGNFNAKVGSDASYAPAILGRHGLGEINDNGVRLIDFCATHELIVGASWFPHKQIHKYTWNSPNGITRNEIDHILIAKHRRRCLEDVRTFRGADCYSDHQLVVAKFKLKLKTVIKPQRSVKRFNVRKLQDPYVLQKYTSTLSNKFSMLRDELSIDNQWEKIVESLKEVAQEVVGYSRKKKEQWISESTWDIIDQRAEAKIIVDRHEHNRTCTREYLDDLKAQYKRLNKQVKTRTRNDKRVFFETMADQAEVAAR